From the genome of Colletotrichum higginsianum IMI 349063 chromosome 4, whole genome shotgun sequence, one region includes:
- a CDS encoding VerA protein: protein MGYMMTTAWMPAAILPLVLKLAAVLITVGVLKVVLKAYTIRRKFKQVKAQGIVGVTLFTLGVCVANLDKQPMLPHSWITGHLPIMFEFRKEYPGDINIGNFHPWIINNYQRYFPDMDHCPPVIYLDLWPVLKAPIVAAYKNTVAAQFTQTKNLDKHQISLDFMNPLTKGKDIATLQGDEWKKWRGWFNPGFSARNVSTMVPELIEEIKVFAENLRQRAGQNGSWGPMFQFRNMTTALTFDIIVRAVLDERLHEQTNPTGGPLRVALADQLRLMGIRQAFSFGYLFPWQNKAVDHNNRIVHNQLAPNVVRSLESGLKPSKKKTVLNLALIHLAEEAGGRPIDPTTDPDMMETILGNLKTFLVAGHETTASALCFMFKVLQDNPDCMARVRAEHDEVLGPDPDQAADVLSGSPQLLNSLRYTHAVIKETMRIYQLASTMRGGEAGFYLSDPETGMQYPTEGFLVWDGGPGMQHDPSLWPHVESFIPDRWLAPAEDPLHPVKDAWRAFARGPRDCIGQEVALVEIKLVAALIMRKFDVEEAWDEWDAVQSTKGRKDIVRGQRLYVAGDGIGHPKDGMPVHVRLRQK from the exons ATGGGCTATATGATGACGACAGcgtggatgccggcggcaATCCTGCCGCTGGTTCTCAAGCTTGCTGCCGTGCTGATAACGGTCGGCGTTCTAAAGGTCGTTTTGAAAGCTTACACAATCAGAAGAAAATTCAAGCAGGTAAAAGCGCAAGGCATTGTAGGTGTGACCCTCTTTACTCTTGGAGTATGTGTAGCTAATCTTGACAAACAGCCTATGCTGCCTCATTCCTGGATAACGGGCCATCTACCCATCATGTTTGAGTTTCGCAAGGAGTATCCGGGAGACATCAACATCGGGAACTTCCACCCATGGATCATCAACAACTACCAGAGGTACTTCCCAGACATGGACCACTGCCCACCAGTCATCTATCTCGACCTATGGCCTGTGTTGAAGGCCCCCATAGTGGCTGCTTACAAGAACACCGTCGCGGCGCAGTTCACCCAGACAAAGAACCTCGATAAGCATCAAATCTCCCTTGATTTCATGAACCCTTTGaccaagggcaaggataTTGCTACACTTCAAGGCGACGAGTGGAAGAAATGGCGAGGCTGGTTTAACCCGGGCTTCAGCGCGAGAAATGTTTCCACCATGGTCCCCGAGCTCATCGAAGAGATCAAAGTCTTTGCCGAGAACTTGCGGCAAAGGGCGGGCCAAAATGGGTCGTGGGGTCCCATGTTCCAATTCCGCAACATGACAACCGCGCTGACATTCGACATTATCGTACGTGCCGTTTT GGACGAGCGACTTCATGAGCAGACTAACCCAACCGGGGGCCCGCTGAGAGTGGCACTAGCAGATCAACTGAGACTGATGGGCATACGGCAAGCGTTCAGCTTCGGCTATCTGTTCCCGTGGCAGAACAAGGCCGTGGATCACAACAATCGAATTGTACACAACCAACTTGCCCCTAATGTTGTGCGCTCCCTCGAGTCCGGCCTCAAGCCAtcaaagaagaagacggtgcTCAACCTAGCCCTTATTcacctcgccgaggaggctgGTGGGCGCCCCATTGACCCAACCACGGACCCGGACATGATGGAGACCATCCTGGGTAACTTGAAGACTTTCCTGGTCGCCGGGCATGAGACTACGGCGAGCGCCCTGTGCTTCATGTTCAAGGTCCTACAGGACAACCCGGACTGCATGGCCAGGGTCCGCGCCGAGCACGACGAGGTCCTGGGCCCTGACCCCGACCAAGCAGCCGACGTTCTCAGCGGCTCACCGCAGTTGCTGAACTCTCTACGGTACACGCACGCGGTCATCAAGGAGACGATGCGCATATACCAGCTCGCTTCCACCATGCGAGGTGGCGAAGCCGGTTTCTACCTGAGTGACCCAGAGACAGGCATGCAGTATCCCACCGAGGGCTTCCTGGTGTGGGACGGCGGGCCGGGAATGCAGCACGATCCGTCTCTGTGGCCGCACGTCGAAAGTTTCATACCGGACCGATGGCTCGCGCCAGCCGAAGATCCGCTTCACCCGGTCAAGGACGCCTGGCGAGCCTTCGCCAGGGGCCCTCGGGACTGCATCGGGCAGGAGGTCGCGCTGGTGGAGATCAAGTTGGTCGCCGCTTTGATCATGCGCAAGTTTGATGTTGAAGAGGCCTGGGACGAGTGGGATGCTGTTCA
- a CDS encoding methyltransferase domain-containing protein: MSDGAAAVVPVPSPTEKTFRAFTQAQGASYARGRPGYHHSLYDQICDHHTSTGGKLDTLLDVGCGPGTVARELGPRFARVIGLDPAEGMIAAARALGGVSSTSEPIRFEVSAAEDLGSSLDPSIPDASVDLITAATAAHWFDMPGFWAAAARVLKPGGSVAIWNGSAKYVHPATPNLQRLQETLLAFRQEHLVPYMAPGNHVGDALYATLPLPWALETPVVEFDKDTFFRRDWNKDGVLTPGDEHFLAQQVFGLNDIEKFLETVSPVLRWREAHPDAVGTERDVIKMLRKEIETLLSEAGVEKGKEAIITSVSAVLLMVNKKA; encoded by the coding sequence ATgagcgacggcgccgccgccgtcgtcccggTTCCGTCCCCGACGGAGAAAACCTTCCGCGCCTTCACCCAGGCACAAGGCGCATCCTATGCCCGAGGCCGGCCGGGCTACCACCATTCCCTCTACGACCAGATCTGCGACCACCACACCTCGACGGGCGGGAAGCTCGACACCctcctcgatgtcggctGCGGCCCGGGCACCGTCGCCCGCGAGCTCGGCCCACGATTCGCACGGGTCATCGGCCTGGACCCCGCCGAGGGCatgatcgccgccgcccgggccctcggcggcgtctcgtCTACTTCGGAGCCCATCCGCTTCGAggtctccgccgccgaggacctaGGGTCGTCCCTTGACCCGTCCATCCCCGACGCCAGCGTCGAcctcatcaccgccgccaccgccgcccactgGTTCGACATGCCCGGCTtctgggccgccgccgcccgcgttCTCAAGCCCGGCGGCTCCGTCGCCATCTGGAACGGCAGCGCAAAGTACGTCCACCCCGCCACGCCCAACCTCCAGCGCCTGCAGGAGACCCTGCTCGCCTTCCGCCAGGAGCACCTGGTGCCCTACATGGCGCCTGGGAaccacgtcggcgacgctCTGTACGCGACCCTGCCCTTGCCGTGGGCGCTCGAGACGCCCGTGGTCGAGTTTGACAAGGACACCTTCTTCCGTAGGGACTGGAACAAGGACGGCGTGCTGACGCCGGGCGACGAGCACTTCCTGGCCCAGCAGGTCTTCGGCCTGAACGACATTGAGAAGTTTCTCGAGACGGTGAGCCCGGTCCTGCGGTGGCGCGAGGCGCAccccgacgccgtcggcacggAGCGGGACGTGATCAAAATGCTGAGAAAGGAGATTGAGACGTTGCTCTCCGAGGCCGGGGTcgagaagggcaaggaggccatcatcaccagcGTCTCGGCGGTGCTTCTGATGGTGAACAAGAAGGCGTAG
- a CDS encoding Cytochrome P450, whose amino-acid sequence MTQGAIFDKMMMMDTLRQFFCLGFGLTAIYIASCVFYNLFLHPLRRFPGPLLMRATRVTYCYYVWRGTMAFDVRDLHRRYGDVVRIAPDELAFADPSAWKEIMGHKTGGGGGGANEAGAAELEFGKAERFYRPISDHPQDIITAPAPVHAMLRRQLSHGFSEQGLREQEPVIMKYVNFFIDRLSETIGGHDVAAAAEEKHQEERPVDLGLWYNHCTFDIIGDLAFGESFGCLETGKLHPWVQTIFLAVRAGVALQLANYFSVLRRLLTAVLSTPAIQEKRIQHRELTMRKLLRRIELGEREGPRPDLMEGLLRKKSEWNLSLEELEANASILIVAGSETTATLLSGVTYLLLKNPEKMAALVREVRTAFRSEDDINLTSVTGLPYMLACLNEALRMYPPAPIGLPRTTPEGGATVLGEFIPEKTTVVIYHWAMYHNERNFKNPFLFHPERFLGDPEYASDRREALQPFQVGPRKCLGRNLAYAEMKTILARLLWKFDLVLADDSQQWMERQKIFILWERGPLNVYLKPVARS is encoded by the exons ATGACTCAAGGTGCCATTTTCGACAaaatgatgatgatggacaCGCTGCGCCAGTTCTTCTGCCTCGGCTTTGGTCTT ACGGCCATCTATATCGCCTCCTGCGTCTTCTACAATCTCTTCCTCCACCCCCTCCGCCGCTTCCCCGGTCCACTCCTTATGCGCGCCACCCGCGTGACGTACTGCTACTATGTATGGCGCGGGACCATGGCATTTGACGTCCGCGACCTGCACAGGCGGTACGGCGATGTGGTACGCATTGCCCCGGACGAGCTCGCATTTGCGGACCCGTCGGCGTGGAAGGAGATCATGGGCCACaagaccggcggcggcggcggcggtgctaACGAGGCCGGAGCTGCGGAACTCGAGTTCGGGAAGGCGGAGCGGTTTTACCGGCCAATCTCGGATCACCCGCAGGACATTATCACGGCACCTGCACCGGTACACGCGATGCTGCGAAGGCAGCTAAGCCAtggcttcagcgagcagggTTTGAGGGAGCAGGAGCCCGTCATTATGAAGTACGTCAACTTCTTCATTGACCGGCTGTCGGAGACCATCGGGGGTCACGAtgtcgccgcggcggcagaggaGAAACATCAGGAGGAGAGGCCGGTCGACCTTGGGCTGTGGTACAATCACTGCACGTTCGACATCATCGGTGACCTCGCGTTTGGGGAGTCGTTTGGGTGCCTCGAGACCGGGAAGCTGCACCCCTGGGTGCAAACCATCTTCCTGGCGGTGCGGGCGGGCGTGGCGCTGCAATTGGCGAACTATTTCTCGGTTCTGCGGAGGCTGCTGACAGCGGTGCTCTCAACGCCGGCGATACAGGAGAAGAGGATACAGCACCGGGAGCTGACGATGAGGAAACTTTTGAGGCGGATCGAActgggggagagggaggggccTAGGCCCGATCTGATGGAGGGGTTgctgaggaagaagagcgagTGG AACCTCTCGcttgaggagctcgaggccaacGCAAGCATTCTCATCGTTGCTGGGtccgagacgacggcgacgcttTTGTCGGGCGTGACGTATCTGCTACTCAAGAACCCCGAAAAGATGGCGGCGCTGGTGCGCGAGGTGCGGACGGCGTTCAGgagcgaggacgacatcAACCTCACGTCCGTCACCGGGCTACCGTACATGCTGGCGTGCCTCAACGAGGCGCTACGGATGTATCCGCCCGCGCCGATAGggctgccgaggacgacgccaGAGGGCGGGGCGACGGTGCTTGGGGAGTTTATTCCCGAGAAG ACGACAGTGGTCATCTACCACTGGGCCATGTACCACAACGAGAGGAACTTCAAAAAccccttcctcttccatCCGGAGCGGTTTCTGGGCGACCCGGAGTACGCCTCGGACCGGCGCGAAGCGCTCCAGCCCTTCCAGGTCGGGCCGCGGAAGTGTCTTGGGAGAAA CCTGGCGTACGCCGAAATGAAAACCATACTTGCGAGGCTGCTTTGGAAGTTCGACCTGGTGCTCGCGGACGACAGCCAGCAGTGGATGGAGAGGCAGAAGATCTTCATCTTGTGGGAGAGGGGGCCGCTGAACGTCTACCTGAAGCCGGTTGCGAGGAGCTGA
- a CDS encoding Calcineurin-like phosphoesterase — protein MAPPHSTGNGYTYKGSKSAAASLPFQHYNDASFRARLRPVIVVVVRLLRSIWIFWHTRGKRLAANIMRQVGWQLRQNLTARRLLSFTHLLVCLWFLVLLWGEHWVFESRVADCKWSNWENWPAGSSPHHLVLVADPQIIDPKSYPGRPWPLSDLTVLITDNYMRRGYQQLQSQLQPDSLFLLGDLFDGGREWKTAHSDFKDPDWAVSRRPNNEKDHVKNWNKNYGQEFWLKEYERFGDIFFKDWNLGGTKAGDWQRGRKLVASLPGNHDLGFGDQVKGSVRERFNTFFGDVNRVDVIGNHSIVSVDTVSLSASASRQAGVDLKAIHAPADIFLKDVQFTKRKAVEKELRFWRGDLEGVAYGHEVEDLDTADAAVPTIVPGEDGPEFPTILLTHVPLYRDPGTPCGPQREHWPPTKPPKGQKGPIVPDHRNAISVSAGYQYQNVLNEDDSVRLVKSVGNVVHVFSGDDHDYCEIVHSPEKENVREITVKSISMAMGVPTPGFLMVSLYNPVDGNGKPLPGAPEKTLQTHLCLLPNQLATYAKYAGLAFVTIVAISIRSFLVPALNLTPFALQPEQPQGAILPTIKDKAEDNGTYNMHSTSATSGSRFLTSSSSRTRSGSIRSNGSAPIPPPKSKPKKQGWSHRAPRIDIFQDDFYGTTKPRLTWTAASQRSRTTLGRVVREIGASTWRVIWMVVLFWAYLAYKG, from the exons ATGGCTCCGCCTCACAGCACCGGCAATGGCTACACATACAAGGGGTCCAAGTCTGCCGCTGCCTCTCTGCCTTTTCAACACTACAATGACGCCAGCTTCCGCGCCCGCCTCCGACCCGTGATTGTTGTCGTAGTGCGATTGCTGAGATCAATCTGGATCTTTTGGCACACCCGCGGAAAACGACTggccgccaacatcatgCGGCAAGTCGGCTGGCAGCTGAGGCAGAACTTGACCGCGCGCCGCCTCCTGAGCTTCACGCACCTGCTGGTGTGTCTGTGGTTCCTCGTGCTGCTCTGGGGCGAGCATTGGGTCTTTGAGAGTCGAGTTGCCGACTGCAAATGGAGCAATTGGGAGAACTGG CCTGCCGGGTCGAGCCCGCAccacctcgtcctcgtcgccgacccCCAGATCATCGACCCGAAATCCTACCCCGGCCGCCCGTGGCCCTTGTCTGACCTGACAGTCTTGATAACCGACAACTACATGCGAAGGGGGTACCAGCAGCTCCAGTCGCAGCTGCAGCCCGACTCGCTGTTCCTTCTTGGCGACCTCTTTGACGGCGGACGAGAGTGGAAGACGGCGCACAGCGACTTCAAGGACCCCGACTGGGCCGTCAGCAGGCGACCCAACAACGAAAAGGATCATGTCAAGAACTGGAACAAAAACTACGGCCAGGAGTTCTGGCTCAAGGAGTACGAGCGCTTTGGCGACATTTTCTTCAAGGACTGGAATCTCGGCGGCACCAAGGCGGGCGACTGGCAGAGGGGGCGCAAGCTGGTCGCCAGCCTGCCCGGAAACCACGACCTGGGCTTCGGAGACCAGGTCAAGGGGTCCGTTCGCGAGCGCTTCAACACCTTTTTCGGCGACGTCAACCGCGTTGATGTCATCGGCAACCACTCCATCGTCTCCGTCGACACTGTTTCCCTGAGCGCGAGCGCCTCGCGGCAGGCTGGCGTAGACCTCAAAGCGATCCACGCGCCCGCCGACATCTTCTTGAAGGATGTGCAGTTCACCAAgcgcaaggccgtcgagaaaGAGCTGCGGTTCTGGAGGGGCGATCTGGAAGGCGTCGCCTATGGgcacgaggtcgaggacttGGACACGGCTGACGCAGCAGTGCCGACGATCGTACCGGGGGAAGACGGACCCGAATTCCCCACCATTCTCCTTACCCACGTGCCTTTGTACCGGGATCCCGGGACGCCTTGCGGACCGCAACGAGAGCACTGGCCGCCGACCAAGCCGCCCAAGGGGCAAAAGGGCCCCATTGTCCCGGATCATCGCAACGCCATTTCGGTCTCGGCTGGCTATCAGTATCAGAACGTTTTGAATGAGGATGATTCGGTCCGGCTCGTCAAGAGTGTCGGCAATGTCGTCCACGTCTTCTCGGGCGACGACCACGATTACTGCGAGATTGTCCATTCTCCCGAGAAGGAAAACGTTCGCGAGATCACCGTCAAGAGCATCAGCATGGCCATGGGCGTGCCCACCCCCGGATTCCTCATGGTCAGTCTGTACAACCCGGTGGACGGTAACGGCAAACCACTGCCCGGGGCCCCGGAGAAGACGTTGCAGACCCATCTCTGCCTGCTGCCGAATCAGCTCGCTACCTACGCCAAGTATGCCGGGCTCGCCTTCGTCACCATCGttgccatcagcatcagGTCGTTCCTCGTGCCTGCTCTCAACCTGACGCCATTCGCGTTACAGCCAGAGCAGCCGCAAGGCGCCATCCTACCCACAATCAAGGACAAGGCCGAGGATAACGGCACTTACAACATGCATTCGACATCAGCGACGTCTGGGTCTCGGTTCCTcacatcgtcatcgtcacggACTAGGAGCGGGTCCATCCGGTCAAACGGCTCTGCCCCCATTCCACCGCCTAAGAGCAAGCCTAAAAAGCAAGGATGGAGCCACCGCGCGCCTCGAATCGACATCTTCCAAGACGACTTCTACGGCACGACCAAACCACGGTTGACGTGGACGGCAGCGTCCCAacggtcgaggacgacccTCGGACGGGTTGTTCGAGAGATTGGCGCCTCAACGTGGAGGGTGATCTGGATGGTCGTCTTGTTTTGGGCGTATCTTGCATACAAGGGATAG
- a CDS encoding Cupin 2 domain-containing protein — protein sequence MEQFEFHPATSATRAWTPLEPGIDEMLLNADPATGRRTLLQRWQPGAANRQLSAFVHDYVEEIYLADGDLADVRLGRRWERGAYAYRKPGMKHGPFRSEAGCMMFILCIPVDEVGREVKDQ from the coding sequence ATGGAACAGTTCGAGTTCCACCCCGCAACATCGGCGACCCGCGCCTGGACGCCCCTCGAGCCCGGCATCGATGAGATGCTCCTCAACGCCGACCCCGCCACCGGCCGCCGCACCCTCCTCCAGCGCTGGCAACCTGGCGCCGCTAACCGCCAGCTCTCCGCCTTCGTCCATGACTACGTCGAAGAGATctacctcgccgacggcgacctcgctGACgtgcgcctcggccgccggtgGGAACGCGGCGCCTACGCGTACCGGAAGCCCGGCATGAAGCACGGACCCTTCCGGAGCGAGGCGGGCTGTATGATGTTCATCTTGTGTATTCCCGTGGACGAGGTCGGTAGGGAGGTCAAGGATCAGTGA
- a CDS encoding Beta-glucosidase, with translation MRASQPLFSFCCRSIPLTALSLSTLAITQLVQPVVANCLLASLIRHCQRPLHVHKTVVASNQRDKNLDTYSTMDLPLTNREDREVEPPASPPDTEMTNSTPNTVFSPPYSPQQKARQLMKDTRVAARKKLDQLSLEEKVSLLTAADFWRTKSIPSKSIPAVKTSDGPNGARGGIFVGGTKAALFPCGVSLAATWNKELLYEVGQHLADEAKARSANILLAPTVCMHRHPLGGRNFESFSEDPLLTGKLAAQYIRGLQEKGVAATIKHFVGNEQETHRLTIDSLIQERPLREIYLRPFEIAVREANPWALMSSYNLVNGVHADMHNLTLRDILRGEWGYDGTVVSDWGGTNSTAESIIAGCDVEFPYSPKWRFDKVVKALEEGEIRQEEIDRAAENVLTLVERLKGDDMSAEQPEREDNRASTRELIRTAGAEGLTLLKNEGAVLPLNPKTTKVAVIGPNANRAIAGGGGSASLNPYYRTIPLESIRAVAEQEVTFAQGCHIYKWLPVASPYCTEKSGKPGVNIDWYSGDKFEGEVVVVQRRTNTDLFLWDSAPLSEIGPEWSAIATTYLTPKTTGKHTVSFMSVGPGKLYVEGKLALNLWDWTEEGEAMFDGSVDYLVEVDMEAGKPVELKVEMTNELRPLAKQKQFGITHKYGGCRIGFKEEDQVDFLQEAVEAAKAADVAVVIVGLDAEWESEGYDRQTMDLPSDGSQDRLIEAVVKANPRTVVVNQSGTPVTMPWVDQVPAIIQGWYQGQEAGNALADVLFGFKNPSGKLPSTFPKRIQDTPAYNNWPGENLKVNYGEGLYIGYRHYERAKIEPLFPFGHGLSYTTFEYGRPSISTKTLTSRGTVEVVFAVSNVGAVAGAEVVQIYVRDDKSRLPRPEKELVAFEKVFLEAGETKHLHIYLDKYAVGYYDTSVPGWVAEEGTFRVLIGASSADIKHSVQFEVKESFNWVF, from the exons ATGCGAGCCTCTCAgcctctcttttctttttgctgCCGTTCGATTCCCTTGACAGCACTTTCGCTATCAACGCTTGCCATCACTCAGCTCGTgcagcccgtcgtcgccaactGCCTTCTTGCCAGCCTCATCAGACATTGTCAGAGACCCCTTCACGTCCACAAAACCGTTGTAGCCAGTAACCAGAGAGATAAGAACCTCGACACTTATTCAACGATGGATCTGCCTCTTACCAACCGCGAAGACCGCGAGGTTGAACCGCCGGCTTCTCCCCCAGACACCGAGATGACCAACTCGACGCCCAATACCGTGTTTTCACCGCCTTATAGCCCCCAGCAGAAAGCCCGGCAGCTCATGAAAGACACCAGAGTtgcggcgaggaagaagctggaTCAGCTGTCGCTGGAGGAGAAG GTCTCCCTACTCACTGCTGCAGACTTCTGGAGGACCAAGTCCATCCCTTCCAAGTCCATCCCTGCTGTCAAGACATCAGATGGCCCCAACGGTGCGCGCGGGGGCATCTTCGTTGGCGGTACCAAG GCCGCTCTTTTCCCCTGTGGTGTCTCTCTCGCCGCGACGTGGAACAAGGAGCTGTTGTACGAAGTTGGCCAGCATCTGGCCGATGAGGCCAAGGCAAGATCTGCCAACATCCTCCTTGCGCCGACTGTCTGTATGCACCGTCATCCACTGGGAGGGCGCAATTTCGAGTCTTTCTCCGAAGATCCCCTTCTGACGGGAAAGCTGGCCGCTCAGTACATTCGCGGGTTGCAGGAAAAGGGTGTTGCGGCAACCATTAAGC ACTTTGTTGGCAACGAGCAAGAGACACACAGACTGACAATAGACTCGCTCATCCAAGAGCGCCCGCTGCGCGAGATCTACTTGCGGCCGTTTGAGATCGCCGTCCGCGAAGCAAACCCCTGGGCTCTGATGTCGTCCTACAACCTCGTCAATGGTGTACACGCAGACATGCACAATTTGACGTTAAGGGACATTCTTCGAGGTGAATGGGGATATGACGG AACCGTTGTTTCTGACTGGGGTGGCACCAACTCCACAGCCGAATCTATCATTGCCGGATGCGACGTTGAGTTCCCTTACTCTCCGAAATGGCGTTTCGACAAGGTGGTCAAGGCCTTGGAAGAGGGCGAGATCCGCCAAGAGGAGATCGACCGCGCAGCCGAGAACGTCCTCACGCTGGTCGAGCGCTTGAAGGGCGATGACATGTCGGCGGAGCAGCCGGAGAGGGAGGACAACCGCGCATCAACCAGAGAACTGATCCGCACAGCCGGGGCTGAGGGCTTGACGCTCCTCAAGAACGAGggcgccgtcctcccccTGAACCCGAAGACGACCAAGGTCGCAGTCATCGGTCCCAACGCCAaccgcgccatcgccggcggtggcggcagcgccagTCTGAACCCTTACTACCGGACGATCCCTCTCGAGAGCATCCGCGCCGTGGCCGAGCAGGAGGTGACGTTTGCACAAGGATGCCACATCTACAAGTGGCTCCCGGTCGCCTCTCCTTACTGCACGGAGAAGTCGGGCAAGCCGGGTGTCAACATCGACTGGTATTCCGGGGACAAgttcgagggcgaggtggtCGTCGTGCAGAGACGGACGAACACGGACCTGTTCCTCTGGGACTCTGCTCCCCTCAGCGAGATCGGGCCGGAGTGGTCGGCGATCGCCACGACGTACCTCACGCCTAAGACTACCGGCAAGCACACCGTCAGCTTTATGAGCGTCGGTCCCGGCAAGCTGTACGTCGAAGGCAAGCTGGCGCTGAACCTCTGGGACTGgaccgaggagggcgaggccatGTTTGACGGCTCCGTCGACTACCTGGTCGAAGTCGACATGGAAGCTGGCAAGCCGGTGGAGCTCAAGGTCGAGATGACTAACGAGCTGAGGCCGCTGGCCAAACAGAAGCAGTTCGGCATCACGCACAAGTACGGAGGCTGCAGGATTGGgttcaaggaggaggaccaGGTGGACTTTCTccaggaggccgtcgaggccgccaaggcggCCGACGTGGCCGTCGTTATCGTCGGTCTCGACGCTGAGTGGGAGTCCGAGGGGTACGACAGACAGACGATGGACCTACCGTCCGACGGAAGCCAGGATCGCCTCATTGAGGCGGTCGTGAAGGCCAACCCccgcaccgtcgtcgtcaatcAATCAGGCACCCCGGTCACAATGCCGTGGGTTGACCAGGTGCCGGCCATCATCCAGGGGTGGTACCAAGGACAGGAGGCCGGAAACGCGCTCGCCGATGTCTTGTTCGGGTTCAAAAACCCCAGCGGGAAGCTCCCG TCGACCTTTCCCAAGCGTATCCAGGATACGCCAGCCTATAACAACTGGCCCGGGGAGAACCTTAAGGTCAACTACGGCGAGGGCCTGTACATCGGCTACCGGCACTACGAGAGGGCCAAGATCGAGCCGCTGTTCCCCTTCGGGCACGGCCTCTCCTACACGACGTTCGAGTATGGACGGCCTTCTATCAGCACGAAGACGCTCACGTCGCGGGGCACTGTTgaggtcgtcttcgccgtcagCAACGTCGGGGccgtggccggcgccgaggtcgtgcAGATCTACGTGCGGGACGACAAGTCAAGGCTGCCGCGCCCCGAGAAGGAGCTCGTCGCGTTCGAGAAGGtgttcctcgaggccggcgagacgaAGCACCTCCACATCTACCTCGACAAGTACGCCGTAGGATACTACGACACGTCGGTGCCGGGGTgggtggcggaggagggcaCATTCAGGGTCCTCATCGGCGCATCATCCGCCGACATCAA ACACTCGGTCCAGTTTGAAGTAAAGGAGTCATTCAACTGGGTCTTCTAG